A stretch of Mycobacterium sp. ITM-2016-00316 DNA encodes these proteins:
- the urtD gene encoding urea ABC transporter ATP-binding protein UrtD, giving the protein MSAVETEAHPEPAPGGNVGMGTQYLEVRGLTVDFDGFKAVSDVDLTLFQGDLRFLIGPNGAGKTTVIDAITGLVSGTGSVSKSGVELLGKKVHQIARRGVGRTFQTASVFEQLTVLQNLDIAAGAGRSVLTLLRRRSSVLPAIEEALEITGLADLADKPAGVLAHGQKQWLEIGMLLVQNADVLLLDEPVAGMSHEEREETGNLLRRIGGERTVVVVEHDMDFMRAFATSVTVLARGQVIAEGSVAEVQANPKVQEVYLGTAAAGTEGVPDELKEES; this is encoded by the coding sequence ATGAGCGCAGTAGAGACCGAAGCCCACCCGGAGCCCGCTCCCGGCGGCAACGTCGGCATGGGTACCCAGTATCTGGAAGTCCGTGGACTCACCGTCGATTTCGACGGTTTCAAGGCCGTCAGCGATGTGGATCTCACCCTCTTCCAAGGCGACCTGCGCTTCCTGATCGGCCCCAACGGCGCCGGCAAGACCACCGTGATCGACGCGATCACCGGCCTGGTGTCGGGCACCGGTTCGGTGAGCAAGTCCGGCGTGGAACTGCTCGGCAAGAAGGTGCACCAGATCGCTCGGCGCGGTGTCGGGCGGACGTTCCAGACGGCCAGCGTGTTCGAGCAGCTGACGGTGCTGCAGAACCTGGACATCGCGGCGGGTGCGGGACGGTCCGTGCTGACATTGCTGCGCCGTCGCTCCAGTGTGCTGCCCGCCATCGAAGAGGCCCTGGAGATCACCGGGCTGGCCGATCTCGCCGACAAGCCCGCCGGGGTGCTGGCGCACGGTCAGAAGCAGTGGCTGGAGATCGGCATGCTGCTGGTGCAGAACGCCGATGTGCTGCTGCTCGACGAGCCGGTCGCCGGGATGAGTCACGAGGAACGCGAAGAGACCGGAAACCTGCTGCGCCGCATCGGCGGTGAGCGCACCGTGGTGGTCGTCGAGCACGACATGGACTTCATGCGGGCGTTCGCGACATCGGTGACGGTGCTGGCCCGCGGTCAGGTGATCGCGGAGGGTTCGGTGGCCGAAGTGCAGGCCAACCCGAAGGTGCAGGAGGTCTACCTCGGCACCGCGGCGGCGGGCACCGAGGGCGTACCCGATGAACTCAAGGAGGAGTCCTGA
- a CDS encoding MBL fold metallo-hydrolase: protein MLITGFPAGVLACNCYVLAPHAGADAVIVDPGQSAFGRLSAILDEHRLTPAAVLLTHGHIDHMWSAQKVADTYGCPVYIHPEDRAMLTDPIMDLNAAGRAQSLVLGLGKRAVSAFFSEPRQVVELVEDGVQLDLGGIAVTVDHTPGHTPGSVCFRVDGMTFTGDTLFKGAIGRSDLLGGSGRQLLTSIVTKLLVLDDDTVVLPGHGEKSTIGIERRTNPFLEGLTL from the coding sequence GTGTTGATCACCGGATTCCCCGCGGGGGTGCTGGCGTGCAACTGCTACGTGCTGGCACCACACGCCGGTGCCGACGCCGTCATCGTCGACCCCGGTCAGTCGGCGTTCGGGCGGTTGAGCGCGATTCTCGACGAGCACCGGCTCACCCCGGCGGCGGTACTGCTGACCCACGGGCACATCGACCACATGTGGTCGGCGCAGAAGGTGGCCGACACCTACGGCTGCCCGGTGTACATCCATCCCGAGGACCGCGCGATGCTCACCGATCCGATCATGGATCTCAATGCGGCCGGGCGAGCGCAGTCGCTGGTGCTGGGGCTCGGCAAGCGCGCGGTGTCCGCGTTCTTCTCCGAACCACGCCAGGTCGTCGAGCTGGTCGAGGACGGTGTGCAGTTGGACCTCGGCGGTATCGCCGTGACGGTCGACCACACGCCCGGACACACGCCGGGATCGGTCTGCTTCCGGGTCGACGGGATGACGTTCACCGGCGACACCTTGTTCAAAGGTGCGATCGGCCGAAGTGATCTGCTCGGCGGCAGCGGCCGTCAGCTGCTGACCTCGATCGTGACAAAACTGTTGGTGCTCGACGACGACACCGTGGTACTACCTGGCCACGGTGAAAAATCCACCATCGGCATCGAACGCCGAACCAATCCGTTCCTCGAAGGTCTGACTCTGTGA
- a CDS encoding adenine phosphoribosyltransferase: MTGSRQEAASLISALTRHVADFPIAGVDFKDLTPVLADPRGLAVVTDALAEVADGVDLIAGVDARGFLLGAAVALKMGTGVLAVRKGGKLPPPVHTVQYDLEYGSATLEIPADGIDLAGRSVLVIDDVLATGGTLAAAAQLLEKGGARVAGAAVVLKLTALNGRAAVQPLQVTSLIID; the protein is encoded by the coding sequence ATGACCGGCAGCAGGCAGGAAGCCGCCTCGCTCATCAGCGCCCTGACCCGTCATGTCGCCGACTTCCCGATCGCCGGCGTCGATTTCAAGGATCTGACCCCGGTGCTGGCCGATCCGCGTGGGCTGGCCGTCGTCACCGACGCGCTGGCCGAGGTGGCCGACGGGGTGGATCTGATCGCCGGGGTGGATGCCCGGGGGTTTCTCCTGGGCGCCGCGGTCGCGCTCAAGATGGGCACCGGGGTGCTCGCGGTCCGCAAGGGTGGCAAGCTGCCGCCGCCGGTGCACACGGTGCAGTACGACCTGGAGTACGGGTCGGCGACGCTGGAGATCCCCGCCGACGGTATCGATCTGGCCGGTCGCAGCGTTCTGGTGATCGACGATGTGCTGGCGACGGGCGGCACGCTGGCCGCGGCGGCCCAGCTGCTGGAAAAGGGTGGTGCCCGGGTGGCCGGCGCCGCGGTGGTACTCAAGCTGACCGCGCTGAACGGGCGCGCGGCGGTGCAACCGCTGCAGGTCACCAGCCTCATCATCGACTGA
- a CDS encoding DUF4333 domain-containing protein, with protein sequence MRRAFMIVLASLALIVTGCGSTIKPEGAAQSVTDLVSKETGFTPKDVTCPDGVKAEAGTEFECTFTGPDGDYVANVKVTKVEGENVEFYIQSKLKDS encoded by the coding sequence ATGCGTAGAGCCTTCATGATCGTTCTTGCGTCGCTGGCCCTGATCGTCACCGGCTGCGGGTCCACCATCAAGCCCGAGGGCGCCGCGCAGTCGGTGACCGATCTGGTCTCCAAGGAGACCGGATTCACCCCGAAGGATGTCACCTGCCCGGACGGTGTCAAGGCCGAGGCGGGCACCGAGTTCGAGTGCACGTTCACCGGGCCGGACGGCGACTACGTCGCCAACGTCAAGGTCACCAAGGTCGAGGGTGAGAACGTCGAGTTCTACATCCAGTCCAAGCTCAAGGACAGCTGA
- a CDS encoding bifunctional (p)ppGpp synthetase/guanosine-3',5'-bis(diphosphate) 3'-pyrophosphohydrolase, with the protein MADESGNGQVVAPAPAAEVTSPDTSKISASRRVRARLARRMTSQRSLVNPVLEPLVAVHRQFHPKADLAILQRAYDVAEERHADQLRRSGDPYITHPLAVANILAELGMDTTTLVAALLHDTVEDTGYSLESLTDDFGSEVGHLVDGVTKLDKVALGSAAEGETIRKMIIAMARDPRVLVIKVADRLHNMRTMRFLPPEKQARKARETLEVIAPLAHRLGMATVKWELEDLSFAILHPKRYEEIVRLVADRAPSRDTYLARVRAEIGSSLAAMKINASVEGRPKHYWSIYQKMIVKGRDFDDIHDLVGVRILCHDMRDCYAAVGVVHSLWQPMAGRFKDYIAQPRYGVYQSLHTTVIGPEGKPLEVQIRTNEMHDTAEFGIAAHWRYKEAKGRNGLPAGSTSTEIDEMAWMRQLLDWQREAADPGEFLESLRYDLAVQEIFVFTPKGDVVTLPTGSTPVDFAYAVHTEVGHRCIGARVNHRLVALERKLENGDQVEVFTSKAANAGPSRDWQTFVVSPRAKAKIRQWFAKERREEALEAGKDAIVKEVRRGGLPLQRLMNGDSMSALARELHYADVSALYTAVGEGHTSARHVVQRLLAQLGGDEEAEDEIAERSTPATMPVRQRTSDDVGVSVPGAAGVLTKLAKCCTPVPGDVIMGFVTRGGGVSVHRTDCTNAQSLQDQSERIIEVQWAPSPSSVFLVAIQVEALDRHRLLSDVTRVLADEKVNILSASVTTSNDRVAISRFTFEMGDPKHLGHVLNVVRNVEGVYDVYRVTSAA; encoded by the coding sequence ATGGCGGACGAATCCGGCAACGGACAGGTCGTCGCGCCCGCGCCCGCGGCCGAGGTCACCTCGCCGGATACCTCGAAGATCAGCGCATCACGACGCGTCCGCGCGCGGCTGGCGCGCCGGATGACCTCGCAGCGCAGCCTGGTGAACCCGGTGCTCGAGCCGCTGGTCGCGGTGCACCGGCAGTTCCACCCGAAGGCCGATCTGGCCATCCTGCAGCGCGCCTACGATGTCGCCGAGGAGCGTCACGCCGATCAGCTGCGCCGCTCGGGTGACCCCTACATCACCCATCCGCTGGCGGTCGCCAACATCCTGGCCGAGCTGGGCATGGATACCACGACGCTGGTGGCGGCGCTGCTGCACGACACCGTGGAGGACACCGGCTACTCGCTGGAATCCCTGACCGACGACTTCGGCAGCGAAGTCGGCCATCTCGTCGACGGGGTGACAAAACTCGACAAGGTGGCCCTCGGCAGCGCCGCCGAGGGCGAGACCATCCGCAAGATGATCATCGCGATGGCGCGCGACCCACGGGTGCTGGTGATCAAGGTCGCCGACCGGCTGCACAACATGCGGACGATGCGTTTCCTGCCGCCGGAGAAGCAGGCGCGCAAGGCCCGTGAGACCCTGGAAGTCATTGCGCCACTGGCACATCGGCTAGGGATGGCCACGGTCAAGTGGGAGCTGGAGGATCTGTCGTTCGCGATCCTGCATCCCAAGCGCTATGAGGAGATCGTACGGCTGGTGGCTGACCGGGCCCCGTCCCGCGACACCTACCTGGCCCGGGTACGCGCCGAGATCGGGTCATCGCTGGCCGCCATGAAGATCAATGCCTCGGTGGAGGGCCGGCCCAAACACTACTGGTCGATCTACCAGAAGATGATCGTCAAGGGCCGCGACTTCGATGACATCCACGACCTGGTCGGGGTGCGGATCCTGTGTCACGACATGCGGGACTGTTACGCGGCGGTGGGTGTGGTGCACTCCTTGTGGCAGCCGATGGCGGGCCGTTTCAAGGATTACATCGCCCAGCCGCGTTACGGCGTCTACCAGTCGCTGCACACCACGGTGATCGGCCCCGAGGGCAAACCGCTGGAGGTGCAGATCCGTACCAACGAGATGCACGACACCGCCGAGTTCGGTATCGCCGCGCACTGGCGCTACAAGGAGGCCAAGGGGCGCAACGGCCTACCGGCGGGCAGTACCTCCACCGAGATCGACGAGATGGCCTGGATGCGCCAGCTCCTGGACTGGCAGCGGGAAGCCGCCGACCCCGGTGAGTTCCTGGAATCGCTGCGCTATGACCTCGCCGTGCAGGAGATCTTCGTCTTCACCCCCAAGGGTGACGTGGTCACCCTGCCCACCGGCTCCACACCGGTGGACTTCGCCTACGCCGTGCACACCGAGGTGGGGCACCGTTGTATCGGCGCCCGGGTGAACCACCGGTTGGTGGCGCTCGAACGCAAACTCGAAAACGGGGACCAGGTCGAGGTTTTCACCTCCAAGGCGGCAAACGCCGGGCCGTCACGGGACTGGCAGACCTTCGTGGTGTCGCCGCGCGCCAAGGCCAAGATCCGCCAGTGGTTCGCCAAGGAGCGCCGCGAAGAGGCGCTCGAAGCCGGCAAGGACGCCATCGTCAAGGAGGTGCGCCGCGGCGGACTTCCGTTGCAGCGGTTGATGAACGGCGACTCGATGAGCGCGCTCGCGCGCGAGTTGCACTATGCCGACGTCTCCGCGCTCTACACCGCGGTGGGCGAGGGGCACACCTCGGCGCGCCATGTGGTGCAGCGACTGCTGGCTCAGCTCGGCGGCGACGAAGAGGCCGAGGACGAGATCGCCGAACGGTCCACCCCGGCGACCATGCCGGTCCGGCAACGCACCAGCGACGATGTCGGCGTGTCCGTGCCGGGCGCGGCGGGGGTGCTGACCAAGCTGGCCAAGTGCTGCACCCCGGTGCCCGGCGACGTCATCATGGGGTTCGTCACCCGCGGCGGCGGCGTCAGCGTGCACCGCACCGACTGTACGAATGCGCAGTCGCTGCAGGACCAGTCCGAGCGCATCATCGAGGTGCAGTGGGCGCCGTCGCCGTCCTCGGTGTTCCTGGTCGCGATCCAGGTGGAGGCACTCGACCGGCACCGTCTGCTCTCCGATGTGACCCGTGTGCTCGCCGATGAGAAGGTGAACATCCTGTCCGCGTCGGTGACCACCTCCAACGACCGGGTGGCGATCAGCCGGTTCACCTTCGAGATGGGTGACCCGAAACATCTCGGGCACGTGCTGAACGTGGTGCGCAATGTCGAGGGTGTCTATGACGTGTATCGGGTCACGTCAGCGGCCTAG
- a CDS encoding peptidylprolyl isomerase, with the protein MSVPPYGSYPPGYPPAYGYPPPPRPTNALAIASLICAFLLAPLGVVFGHISLSQIKRSGEDGRGLAIAGLVIGYLLTVLGALVLVFTFVVTRAIVEDIRQYDPDSPGYTAAPGVAAEELPPFAPRAAPGFNCQYLTTSEPAARPVAPPRMGRVPTTPATVNGVITTDRGAIGVRLNNAQAPCTVNNFASLAQKGYFNGTDCHRLTTSAELGVLQCGDPLGTGKGGPGYQFPNEYPTNQYRLTDPAMKIPVIYPRGTLAMANAGPGTNGSQFFLVYRDSELPPTYTVFGTIDEAGLAVLDRIAAGGVGDGSDDGEPATPVTIETVRVQ; encoded by the coding sequence ATGAGCGTCCCGCCGTACGGGTCCTATCCGCCCGGCTACCCACCGGCGTACGGCTATCCGCCTCCGCCCCGGCCGACCAATGCGCTGGCCATCGCCTCGCTCATCTGCGCCTTCCTGCTCGCGCCGCTGGGCGTCGTGTTCGGCCACATCTCGCTGTCCCAGATCAAGCGCAGCGGTGAGGACGGGCGGGGGCTGGCCATTGCCGGTCTGGTGATCGGGTACCTGCTCACCGTGCTGGGCGCGCTGGTGTTGGTGTTCACGTTCGTGGTGACGCGGGCGATCGTCGAGGACATCCGCCAGTACGACCCGGACTCGCCGGGCTATACCGCCGCGCCGGGCGTCGCCGCCGAAGAGCTGCCGCCGTTCGCACCGCGGGCCGCGCCCGGCTTTAACTGCCAGTACCTGACGACCTCGGAGCCCGCCGCCAGGCCGGTTGCGCCGCCGAGGATGGGCAGGGTGCCGACGACACCGGCGACCGTGAACGGCGTGATCACGACCGACCGGGGAGCAATCGGCGTGCGACTGAACAACGCGCAGGCCCCGTGCACGGTCAACAACTTCGCCAGCCTGGCGCAGAAGGGCTACTTCAACGGCACCGACTGTCACCGGCTGACCACCTCCGCCGAGCTCGGGGTGCTGCAGTGCGGCGACCCGCTGGGTACCGGCAAGGGCGGGCCGGGCTATCAGTTTCCGAACGAGTACCCGACCAACCAGTACCGGCTGACAGACCCCGCGATGAAGATCCCGGTGATCTATCCCCGCGGCACCCTGGCCATGGCCAATGCCGGCCCCGGCACCAACGGCAGCCAGTTCTTCCTGGTGTACCGGGACTCCGAACTACCGCCCACCTACACGGTGTTCGGCACCATCGACGAGGCCGGACTCGCGGTGCTGGACCGGATCGCCGCCGGCGGCGTCGGCGACGGAAGCGATGACGGCGAACCGGCCACCCCGGTCACCATCGAGACGGTGCGGGTGCAGTGA
- the dtd gene encoding D-aminoacyl-tRNA deacylase, whose amino-acid sequence MRVLVQRVTSARVVVDGATVGQIEPAGQGLLALVGITHTDDGALAAKMAEKLWRLRILDEEQAAADTGAPILVVSQFTLYANTVKGRRPSWNAAAPRPVAEPLIDAFADALRALGASVQTGVFGAHMDVELVNDGPVTVLLEL is encoded by the coding sequence ATGCGAGTTCTGGTGCAACGGGTGACATCGGCGCGGGTGGTGGTGGACGGCGCGACCGTCGGGCAGATCGAGCCGGCGGGTCAGGGCCTGCTCGCCCTGGTCGGGATCACCCACACCGATGACGGCGCCCTGGCCGCCAAGATGGCCGAAAAGCTCTGGCGGTTAAGGATTCTCGACGAGGAGCAGGCCGCCGCCGACACCGGCGCGCCGATCCTGGTGGTCAGCCAGTTCACCCTGTACGCCAACACCGTCAAGGGTCGCCGCCCGTCATGGAACGCCGCCGCGCCCCGCCCGGTCGCCGAACCGCTCATCGACGCGTTCGCCGATGCCCTGCGTGCGCTCGGTGCGTCGGTGCAGACCGGCGTGTTCGGGGCGCACATGGACGTCGAGCTCGTCAACGACGGCCCGGTGACGGTGCTGCTGGAGCTTTAG
- the urtE gene encoding urea ABC transporter ATP-binding subunit UrtE → MLELVDVRTGYGRSEVIHGVNLQVPSDGVAAVMGHNGAGKTTLLRAAVGLLKCSAGKVLFDGDDITKLRPSARVARGLAYVPQGQQSFGQLTTAENLQVVADGRKNGKKLIDEQLDLFPALKELLTRRAGLLSGGQRQQLAIARALITTPKCLILDEPTEGIQPSVVAEIEAAITALTGRGDLGVLLVEQHIGFALESAQRYYILEAGRVTSSGTGGSASEAEVRAAMAI, encoded by the coding sequence ATGCTCGAACTCGTCGACGTCCGGACCGGCTACGGCCGCTCCGAGGTCATTCACGGGGTCAACCTGCAGGTTCCCTCCGACGGGGTGGCCGCGGTGATGGGCCACAACGGTGCGGGCAAGACCACCCTGCTGCGCGCCGCGGTCGGGCTGCTGAAATGCAGTGCGGGCAAGGTCCTGTTCGACGGTGACGACATCACCAAGTTGCGGCCCAGCGCCCGGGTGGCCAGGGGCCTGGCCTATGTGCCACAGGGCCAGCAATCGTTCGGGCAGCTCACCACCGCGGAAAACCTCCAGGTGGTGGCCGACGGACGGAAGAACGGCAAGAAGCTGATCGACGAGCAGCTCGACCTGTTCCCCGCGCTCAAGGAATTGCTGACCCGACGGGCCGGGTTGCTCTCCGGAGGTCAGCGCCAGCAACTGGCGATCGCGCGTGCCCTGATCACCACCCCGAAGTGCCTGATCCTCGACGAACCGACCGAGGGCATCCAACCGTCGGTGGTGGCCGAGATCGAGGCCGCGATCACCGCGTTGACGGGCCGCGGCGATCTCGGTGTGCTGCTGGTCGAGCAGCACATCGGCTTCGCCCTGGAATCCGCGCAGCGCTACTACATCCTGGAGGCCGGCCGGGTGACCTCCAGCGGCACCGGCGGATCGGCGTCGGAGGCCGAGGTGCGCGCGGCCATGGCGATCTAA
- a CDS encoding peptidylprolyl isomerase has product MPTNEQRRAAAKRKLERQLERREQRAKRQRLITIIASVTGVLVVVGAVVATVVITNKDSPETTSASTTTSLDPAAPQPASDGKLPPFVAPAGLGQDCQYPGAGEASRKVDPPRTGKIPMDEAEISVSMATDQGNIGLMLNNAQAPCTSNSFASLAGQGYFNDTPCHRLTTSDSLSVLQCGDPTGQGTGGPGYEFANEYPTNQYQPDNPALQQPVLYPRGTLAMANAGAGTNGSQFFLVYRDSQLPPNYTVFGTIDETGLATLDKIAGAGVEGGGQDGPPATKVQVKTIQLD; this is encoded by the coding sequence GTGCCGACCAACGAACAGCGACGGGCAGCGGCCAAGCGCAAGCTCGAGCGCCAACTCGAACGCCGGGAGCAGCGGGCCAAGCGGCAACGTCTGATCACCATCATCGCCTCGGTGACCGGTGTGCTCGTGGTGGTCGGCGCGGTGGTGGCCACCGTGGTCATCACCAACAAGGACTCGCCGGAGACCACGTCGGCTTCGACGACCACCAGCCTGGACCCGGCGGCCCCGCAGCCCGCCTCCGATGGCAAGCTGCCGCCCTTCGTGGCGCCGGCCGGTCTCGGCCAGGACTGCCAGTACCCGGGGGCGGGCGAGGCGAGCAGGAAGGTCGATCCGCCGCGCACCGGCAAGATCCCGATGGACGAGGCCGAGATCAGCGTCAGCATGGCCACCGACCAGGGCAACATCGGCCTGATGCTGAACAACGCGCAGGCGCCGTGCACCTCGAACAGCTTCGCCAGCCTGGCCGGGCAGGGCTACTTCAACGACACCCCCTGCCACCGGTTGACCACCAGCGACAGCCTGTCGGTCCTGCAGTGCGGTGACCCGACCGGCCAGGGCACCGGCGGCCCTGGCTACGAATTCGCCAACGAGTACCCGACCAACCAGTACCAGCCGGACAACCCGGCGCTGCAGCAGCCGGTGCTCTACCCGCGCGGCACGTTGGCCATGGCCAACGCCGGTGCCGGTACCAACGGCAGCCAGTTCTTCCTGGTCTACCGGGATTCGCAGTTGCCGCCGAACTACACCGTGTTCGGCACCATCGACGAAACCGGTCTGGCCACCCTGGACAAGATCGCCGGCGCCGGGGTGGAGGGCGGCGGCCAGGACGGCCCGCCGGCCACCAAGGTTCAGGTGAAGACGATCCAGCTGGACTGA
- the urtC gene encoding urea ABC transporter permease subunit UrtC, with protein sequence MKQLIGRWQTWAGFGVGAIVLFGLAPAILSDFRLGLLAKFLCFAIVAVGIGLAWGRGGMLVLGQGVFFGLGGYIMGMHLKISDAALTNQDVPDFMQIAGVRELPGYWQPFASPVVTLVAIVVIPTGIAALLGFGVFKRRVKGAYFAILSQALAAALAILLIGQTSVGGSNGLTNFRTFFGFSLKDPVNKQMLYFIAAAVLLGSVAVVRQLMQSRYGELLVAVRDGEERVRFLGYDPANIKVVAYVVAALFASIAGALFAPIVGFIAPSQVGILPSIAFLIGVAIGGRTTLLGPVLGAIGVAWAQTLLSERFPSEWTYAQGLLFIVVVGFFPAGLAGLGVFLRRRRKGKPDLGEGPAPDPASLPDPDPEPEKAGANA encoded by the coding sequence GTGAAACAACTCATCGGTCGTTGGCAGACATGGGCCGGCTTCGGTGTCGGCGCCATCGTGTTGTTCGGTCTGGCTCCCGCGATCCTGTCCGATTTCCGGCTCGGGCTGCTGGCGAAGTTCCTGTGCTTCGCGATCGTCGCCGTCGGTATCGGATTGGCTTGGGGCCGTGGCGGAATGCTGGTGCTGGGTCAGGGCGTGTTCTTCGGCCTCGGCGGCTACATCATGGGCATGCACCTGAAGATCTCCGACGCGGCGCTGACCAACCAGGACGTGCCGGACTTCATGCAGATCGCCGGTGTGCGGGAACTGCCCGGGTACTGGCAGCCGTTCGCCTCCCCGGTCGTCACCCTGGTGGCCATCGTGGTGATCCCCACCGGGATCGCGGCGCTGCTCGGGTTCGGTGTGTTCAAACGCCGGGTCAAGGGCGCCTATTTCGCGATCCTGTCCCAGGCGCTGGCGGCCGCACTGGCCATTCTGCTGATCGGGCAGACCAGCGTCGGGGGCAGCAACGGGTTGACCAACTTCCGCACGTTCTTCGGGTTCTCGCTCAAGGACCCGGTGAACAAGCAGATGCTCTACTTCATCGCCGCCGCGGTGCTGCTGGGATCGGTCGCGGTGGTGCGCCAACTGATGCAGAGCCGCTACGGGGAGCTGCTCGTCGCCGTGCGTGACGGTGAGGAGCGGGTGCGCTTCCTGGGCTACGACCCGGCCAATATCAAGGTGGTCGCCTATGTGGTGGCCGCGCTGTTCGCCAGCATCGCCGGTGCACTGTTCGCCCCGATCGTGGGCTTCATCGCACCGTCGCAGGTGGGCATCCTGCCCTCGATCGCGTTCCTGATCGGCGTCGCCATCGGCGGGCGCACCACCCTGCTCGGGCCGGTCCTCGGCGCCATCGGGGTGGCCTGGGCGCAAACCCTGCTGTCCGAACGCTTTCCGTCGGAGTGGACCTACGCGCAGGGTCTGTTGTTCATCGTCGTCGTCGGCTTCTTCCCGGCCGGGCTGGCCGGGCTGGGCGTGTTCCTGCGCCGGCGCCGCAAGGGCAAGCCGGATCTGGGAGAAGGACCGGCGCCCGACCCTGCATCGTTACCCGACCCCGACCCGGAACCAGAGAAGGCCGGAGCCAACGCATGA
- the hisS gene encoding histidine--tRNA ligase translates to MTDFRAPKGVPDYLPPDSAAFVAVRDGLLGAARRAGYGDVELPIFEDTALFARGVGESTDVVSKEMYTFADRGERSVTLRPEGTAGVMRAVIEHGLDRGQLPVKLCYAGPFFRYERPQAGRYRQLQQVGVEAIGVDDPALDAEVIAVADGGFRSLGLDGFRLEITSLGDETCRPQYRELLQEFLFGLDLDEETRRRAEINPLRVLDDKRPAVREMTAAAPLMLDHLSDVAKAHFETVLAHLDALGVPYVVNPRMVRGLDYYTKTTFEFVHDGLGAQSGIGGGGRYDGLMSQLGGQELSGIGFGLGVDRTLLALKSEGKSVGATNRVDVYGVPLGETAKLELAKLAAALRTNGIRVDLAYGDRSLKASMRGADRSGASIALVAGDRDIEAGTVGVKDLGTGEQVDIAIDAVAAEVLSRLS, encoded by the coding sequence GTGACTGATTTCAGGGCGCCGAAGGGCGTGCCGGACTATCTGCCGCCCGACTCCGCCGCGTTCGTGGCGGTGCGTGACGGCCTGCTGGGCGCTGCCCGGCGCGCCGGCTACGGCGATGTCGAGTTGCCGATCTTCGAGGACACCGCGCTGTTCGCCCGCGGCGTCGGCGAGTCCACCGACGTGGTCAGCAAGGAGATGTACACCTTCGCCGACCGCGGTGAGCGGTCGGTGACGCTGCGGCCCGAGGGCACCGCCGGTGTCATGCGCGCGGTCATCGAGCACGGCCTGGACCGCGGGCAGTTGCCGGTCAAACTCTGCTATGCGGGCCCGTTCTTCCGGTACGAGCGCCCGCAGGCCGGTCGCTACCGCCAGCTGCAGCAGGTCGGGGTGGAGGCCATCGGGGTCGACGATCCGGCGCTCGACGCCGAGGTGATCGCCGTGGCCGATGGCGGTTTCCGGTCTCTCGGGCTGGACGGTTTCCGCCTGGAGATCACTTCGCTTGGCGACGAGACGTGCCGCCCGCAGTACCGGGAGTTGCTGCAGGAGTTCCTGTTCGGGCTCGACCTGGACGAGGAGACCCGCCGGCGCGCGGAGATCAACCCGCTGCGGGTGCTCGACGACAAGCGTCCCGCGGTGCGGGAGATGACCGCCGCAGCGCCGCTGATGCTCGATCACCTCTCCGATGTGGCCAAGGCACACTTCGAGACCGTGCTGGCCCACCTGGACGCGCTCGGGGTGCCCTATGTGGTGAACCCGCGCATGGTGCGCGGGCTGGACTACTACACGAAGACCACCTTCGAGTTCGTCCACGACGGACTGGGCGCCCAATCCGGTATCGGCGGCGGTGGCCGCTACGACGGCCTGATGAGCCAGCTCGGCGGGCAGGAGCTGTCCGGGATCGGATTCGGGCTCGGGGTCGACCGCACACTGCTGGCGCTCAAGTCCGAGGGCAAGTCCGTCGGCGCCACCAACCGGGTCGACGTGTACGGCGTGCCTCTGGGGGAGACGGCCAAGCTCGAATTGGCGAAGCTGGCTGCTGCGTTGCGCACCAACGGTATTCGTGTCGACCTGGCCTACGGTGACCGCAGCCTCAAGGCCTCGATGCGTGGCGCTGACCGATCCGGTGCTTCGATCGCCCTGGTGGCGGGGGACCGGGACATCGAGGCGGGCACCGTCGGGGTGAAGGACCTCGGCACCGGCGAGCAGGTCGACATCGCGATCGACGCGGTGGCCGCCGAGGTGCTTTCCCGCCTGAGTTAG